One Solanum lycopersicum chromosome 4, SLM_r2.1 DNA window includes the following coding sequences:
- the LOC543565 gene encoding 14-3-3 protein 5, with amino-acid sequence MASPREENVYMAKLAEQAERYEEMVEFMEKVVAALNGEELTVEERNLLSVAYKNVIGARRASWRIISSIEQKEESRGNEDHVASIKKYRSQIENELTSICNGILKLLDSKLIGSAATGDSKVFYLKMKGDYYRYLAEFKTGTERKEAAENTLSAYKSAQDIANGELAPTHPIRLGLALNFSVFYYEILNSPDRACNLAKQAFDEAIAELDTLGEESYKDSTLIMQLLRDNLTLWTSDMQDDGTDEIKEPSKADNE; translated from the exons ATGGCGTCTCCACGTGAAGAGAACGTGTACATGGCGAAGCTTGCTGAGCAAGCTGAACGCTATGAGGAGATGGTAGAATTCATGGAGAAGGTCGTCGCGGCCTTGAACGGTGAGGAACTTACCGTCGAGGAACGCAACCTTCTCTCCGTCGCATACAAAAACGTGATCGGAGCTAGGAGAGCATCGTGGCGTATAATTTCATCGATCGAGCAGAAAGAGGAGAGTCGTGGTAACGAAGATCACGTTGCCTCCATTAAGAAATACAGATCTCAGATCGAGAATGAGCTGACTTCGATCTGTAACGGCATCCTCAAGTTGCTTGATTCCAAACTCATCGGTTCAGCTGCTACCGGAGACTCCAAGGTTTTCTATTTGAAAATGAAGGGAGATTACTACCGGTACTTGGCTGAGTTCAAAACCGGAACCGAGAGAAAAGAAGCTGCAGAGAATACTCTTTCGGCCTACAAGTCTGCTCAG GATATCGCTAATGGCGAATTGGCCCCAACACATCCAATCCGATTGGGTCTAGCTCTCAATTTCTCAGTGTTTTACTATGAGATATTGAATTCTCCTGATCGTGCTTGTAATCTCGCCAAACAG GCCTTTGATGAGGCAATTGCGGAGCTTGACACCCTGGGAGAGGAGTCCTACAAGGATAGCACTTTGATTATGCAACTTCTGCGTGATAACCTCACTTTGTGGACCTCGGATATGCAG GATGATGGAACTGATGAGATCAAAGAACCATCAAAAGCTGATAATGAGTAG